A single region of the Thermoanaerobacterium aotearoense genome encodes:
- a CDS encoding ABC transporter permease yields the protein MSKVLKSIYMPILAVVIAIIIGSIIMLATGFNPVAAYASLFIGAFGTLPNIANTLANAVPLIITGLGVAIAFNAGLFNIGAEGQYWIGAIVGTWIGYSFKGLPWYIHIPLALIAAMIAGGLWGGIIPGFAKAYTGAHEVITTMMMSYVAIYFSHYLLEFGPMMEKGSVPQSPLIRDSAVIPTIVPNTQLSYGIVIALVAALFVYWLMYKTVWGYEMRAVGFNQRASKYAGMNVPFNIVLSLSLSGIFAGLAGAVQILGVQHRLYDSFTSGYGYTAIVVALLAKNNPIGVVFSALLFAALGTGSQYMQLNAQVPGQLTDVITGLIIFFVAADKIIELFKTMFKKQKKEELAS from the coding sequence ATGAGTAAAGTGTTAAAAAGCATTTATATGCCAATATTAGCTGTTGTAATTGCAATCATTATTGGTTCTATAATAATGTTGGCTACAGGTTTTAATCCAGTAGCTGCGTACGCGTCACTATTTATAGGTGCATTTGGAACACTACCAAATATAGCAAATACACTTGCAAATGCTGTCCCGCTTATCATAACAGGTCTTGGCGTTGCAATAGCATTTAATGCAGGACTTTTCAATATAGGTGCTGAGGGACAGTATTGGATTGGCGCTATTGTAGGCACATGGATAGGCTATTCATTTAAAGGGCTTCCATGGTACATCCATATACCTCTTGCACTTATTGCTGCAATGATCGCTGGAGGATTGTGGGGAGGAATAATTCCTGGATTTGCTAAAGCATATACTGGCGCACATGAAGTCATTACGACTATGATGATGAGCTATGTAGCGATTTATTTTAGCCATTACCTATTAGAGTTTGGACCAATGATGGAAAAAGGTTCTGTGCCTCAATCACCGCTTATCAGAGATTCTGCTGTGATACCTACCATCGTGCCAAACACGCAATTGTCTTATGGCATAGTTATAGCCTTGGTTGCAGCCCTTTTCGTCTACTGGCTTATGTATAAGACTGTCTGGGGATATGAGATGAGAGCCGTAGGGTTTAACCAGAGAGCATCAAAATACGCTGGAATGAATGTCCCTTTTAATATAGTTTTGTCATTGAGTTTAAGCGGCATATTTGCAGGTCTTGCAGGAGCAGTCCAGATTTTAGGCGTTCAGCATAGGCTTTACGATAGCTTCACATCAGGATATGGATATACGGCAATAGTTGTAGCACTGTTGGCAAAAAACAATCCTATCGGCGTCGTATTTTCGGCTCTTTTGTTTGCTGCACTTGGAACAGGTTCCCAATACATGCAGCTTAATGCACAGGTGCCTGGTCAGTTAACAGATGTTATAACAGGTCTTATCATATTCTTTGTTGCTGCAGACAAGATCATTGAATTATTTAAAACCATGTTTAAGAAGCAGAAAAAGGAGGAGTTAGCATCATGA